From Lycium ferocissimum isolate CSIRO_LF1 chromosome 12, AGI_CSIRO_Lferr_CH_V1, whole genome shotgun sequence, one genomic window encodes:
- the LOC132040991 gene encoding protein EARLY FLOWERING 3, translating to MKSKGEEKLMGPMFPRLHVNDKEKGGPRAPPRNKMALYEQLSIPSQRFKHGISSNPKNANCQGNGLERDAFFSVQLPPSTHPAEKPHSCSSNSKTSLLPVESNNKTEEDDFRVPVFINSKVGQGNGKFYSTLDSRKLSASTAVLLGHSRKDLNEENSKQLSVSREHSCNSVRVVDNGDSSLLMNNVASKEQMIPDNNHINDTKSKEDKASESLQTRIVDQGDDLSETSMVESISGMYISPDDVVGIIGQKHFWNARRAISNQQRAFAVQVFELHRLIKVQKLIAGSQSMPDDITYLGKPVKGSSAKRLPLDYIIRDGHNVSKQRNDSEKPNIRMECSAENTVGKPVKDSSAKKLPLEYIVRDGHNILKQRKDSENPNTKMECSAENTVGKPANDSSARRLPSEYIVSDSRNMSKQRNDSEKPNVRMECSAENTVGKISFSSVQNSPFLGHPVTIDSTMGPWSFNQPSSHQWLIPVMSPSEGLVYKPYPGPGVTSSACGGYGPPGSYGVPASHHQYQGVGMPFAAPAGPAYFPQYGMPAVDESNQFAAHGQLSGGGASFYVQRQTSSNVPSIRNGTASTASSPSGTTNRTVVDNATKGRNVLPLFPTSPATENPDSSPQPRVASHPARVIKVVPRNAMSATESAARIFQSIQEERKQYDSGFTHL from the exons ATGAAGAGTAAGGGTGAAGAGAAATTAATGGGACCTATGTTTCCAAGACTTCATGTTAATGATAAAGAAAAAGGAGGTCCAAGAGCACCACCAAGGAACAAAATGGCACTTTATGAGCAGCTTAGTATTCCTTCACAAAGATTCAAACATGGGATTTCAAGTAATCCCAAAAATGCAAATTGCCAG GGAAATGGACTTGAAAGAGATGCTTTTTTCTCAGTACAACTTCCTCCATCAACACATCCTGCTGAAAAGCCACATTCCTGCAgttcaaattcaaaaacttcATTGCTGCCAGTTGAGTCTAACAACAAAACAGAAGAGGATGACTTTAGAGTTCCTGTTTTTATTAACTCCAAGGTGGGTCAAGGAAATGGAAAGTTTTATAGTACTCTGGATAGTAGAAAGCTCTCTGCCTCTACTGCAGTACTTTTGGGGCATTCTAGAAAAGACTTGAATGAAGAGAACTCCAAACAGCTTTCTGTAAGCAGAGAGCATTCTTGTAACTCTGTTAGGGTTGTTGATAATGGTGATTCTTCTCTTCTTATGAATAATGTTGCATCAAAAGAGCAGATGATTCCTGATAATAATCATATTAATGATACGAAATCGAAGGAAGACAAGGCATCTGAATCATTACAAACAAGAATTGTGGACCAGGGTGATGATTTATCGGAGACTTCCATGGTGGAATCTATATCTGGAATGTACATATCACCCGAcgatgttgttggaataataGGGCAAAAACATTTCTGGAATGCCAGAAGAGCTATTTCCAA CCAGCAAAGAGCGTTTGCAGTACAAGTTTTTGAGTTGCATCGGCTAATAAAG GTCCAGAAACTCATAGCTGGTTCACAAAGCATGCCTGACGATATTACTTATTTAGGCAAACCTGTAAAGGGTTCATCTGCTAAAAGACTTCCGTTGGATTATATTATAAGAGATGGTCACAATGTTTCGAAGCAGAGGAATGATTCTGAGAAGCCTAACATTAGGATGGAATGTTCTGCTGAAAACACGGTAGGCAAACCTGTAAAGGATTCATCTGCTAAAAAACTTCCATTGGAGTATATTGTCAGAGATGGTCACAATATTTTGAAGCAGAGGAAGGATTCTGAGAACCCTAATACTAAGATGGAATGTTCTGCTGAAAACACGGTAGGCAAACCTGCAAACGATTCATCTGCTAGAAGGCTTCCATCAGAGTATATTGTCAGTGATAGTCGTAATATGTCGAAGCAGAGGAATGATTCTGAGAAGCCTAATGTTAGGATGGAATGTTCTGCTGAAAACACAGTGGGAAAGATATCCTTCTCTTCTGtacaaaacagtccatttttAGGTCACCCAGTGACAATTGACTCCACTATGGGTCCCTGGAGCTTCAATCAACCCTCGAGTCACCAATGGTTGATCCCAGTCATGTCCCCTTCTGAAGGACTCGTATACAAGCCATATCCGGGACCCGGTGTCACGAGTTCAGCCTGTGGAGGTTATGGACCTCCGGGATCTTATGGAGTTCCAGCTTCTCATCATCAGTATCAGGGGGTCGGAATGCCTTTTGCGGCTCCAGCGGGTCCCGCCTACTTTCCTCAGTATGGCATGCCAGCTGTCGATGAATCAAACCAGTTTGCTGCTCATGGTCAGTTATCTGGAGGAGGAGCTAGCTTTTATGTTCAACGTCAGACCTCGAGTAACGTGCCAAGCATTAGGAATGGAACTGCCAGCACTGCAAGCAGTCCAAGTGGAACAACTAACAGAACAGTTGTGGATAATGCCacgaaaggaagaaatgtgctTCCTCTGTTCCCAACTTCTCCAGCTACCGAGAACCCGGATAGTAGCCCCCAACCTCGTGTTGCTAGTCACCCTGCTAGAGTCATCAAAGTCGTACCTCGTAATGCAATGTCTGCTACAGAGTCTGCTGCTCGGATTTTTCAGTCTATACAAGAGGAGAGAAAACAGTATGACTCTGGTTTTACTCATCTATAG